ACCAATGGGCTTTACATAGGACAAGAAATAGATTGATGAACAATGCATTGATCATCCCGTTAAAAATTCTTTGAATTTTTACCACCCCTCCAGAGGAAGGGAATGATTCCGTATTCAACTGGAATGTTATGGATAAATAATAGATTTACTCGTTTTTTATTAGATATTGTAGGGGTGTAGAACCAGTATGCTTTTTAAAAAATTCAATAAAAGCACTGTCTGAAGAGAAATCTAAAATATGAGATACCTCTCCTATTGTATTTCCATCTACCAAAAGTTCAATAGACCGTTGAAGTCGCCACTGCTGTCTCCATTCCTGGTAAGAAAGACTGGTTTCCTTTTTAAAAATACGGGTAATAGTCTTTTCAACAGCTCCGGTTTCTTCTGCCAGTTTTTTTAGCATGGGTGGTGTGGAAGTCCGTATTGTCCACTCCTCTACGATTCTCTTAAGACGTCTGTCAACAGGCATTTTAAGTTCCAGTTTTTCTTCAGGAGCTTTTGCTATTTCATCCCAAAATACGTTTAAAACATTCTTTTGGTCAACCTTCAGCGAGCTCCATTCCCAGAAACAGATTCTTTCAATAATTTCTTTTAATAAAGAGTTTACATGCAAAACTCTGAGACTGGAATTCATATACTTTTCAGCATATTCGTTATCAAAATAAATAGATCTATAGGCTACAATATTCCGGAAATTCACCCTATGAACTTCACATGCTGGTATCCACAGCATCCTGAATGGTGGTAATACAAACTGCCTGTCAGAAGTCGTTACGGTCATACATCCTGAAGGCGCATACAACAGCTGTGCTTTGGTTTTGTGGTCGTGAAATCCGGAATCGTGCATGACCATATCGGATGCTATTCCAATCACTTTTTCTTTTAGAGCATCTGCATCAAATTCTTCATTTTGTTTCAATATCGCCATGTCCTATTTTCGATATTTTTTGTTTTTATATCATTATAAATATACAGTGATTTTTTCAAAACTTTGCAGAAAAAAAATGAAAAAGACAAATCCTCTATGGCTATTGACACTTCTGGTAATGCTTCCCCAGTTTGTGGAAACAATTTACAGTCCTGTATTACCAATGGTTCAGGAGAAATTTAGGGTGAATGAAGAATCTGCTACCTTAACGATAAGCCTTTATTTTATTGCTTTTGCTTTGGGAGTTGCATTTTGGGGTGTACAATGTGATAGAATTGGAAGAAAAAAGTCGTTGGAATATGGGCTACTCACTTATGGAGTTGGAACTTTAGCCGCTATTTTCGCGCCCACTTTTACCCTTTTACTGGCTGCCAGAATTACTTCCGCTTTTGGTATTGCTGTCGGGTCCATCGTTACTCAGACCATCTTGCG
This Chryseobacterium sp. G0162 DNA region includes the following protein-coding sequences:
- a CDS encoding AraC family transcriptional regulator; the encoded protein is MAILKQNEEFDADALKEKVIGIASDMVMHDSGFHDHKTKAQLLYAPSGCMTVTTSDRQFVLPPFRMLWIPACEVHRVNFRNIVAYRSIYFDNEYAEKYMNSSLRVLHVNSLLKEIIERICFWEWSSLKVDQKNVLNVFWDEIAKAPEEKLELKMPVDRRLKRIVEEWTIRTSTPPMLKKLAEETGAVEKTITRIFKKETSLSYQEWRQQWRLQRSIELLVDGNTIGEVSHILDFSSDSAFIEFFKKHTGSTPLQYLIKNE